A DNA window from Setaria viridis chromosome 2, Setaria_viridis_v4.0, whole genome shotgun sequence contains the following coding sequences:
- the LOC117842956 gene encoding probable glutamyl endopeptidase, chloroplastic isoform X5, with the protein MELNVSFTGFEWINSAGLLGFWLIGNLGYRLPPKEIQEIVDVPPNPSYYISPRRDRIMFLKRRAMPPLSDLAKPDKILAGIRIDPSSNTRSRMSFYTGISIHLLMDDGTLGPEKAVNGYNANAKINFVGWSPDGQHVAFTVRYEDEVDNGSNLALWIADAESGKARPLFKSADIMLNAVFELYVWVNESSLLVCTIPSSRGDPPTKPLVPFGPRIRSNEQRNIIQMRSTKEMLKDLHEEELFDYYATSQIVLVTLDGTVKMIALPAIYISLDPSPDGKYLILTSVHRPYSSIVSYKRFPKKVELWTVEGRFVREVCDLPLAEDIPVAANSVRKGKRLIRWRPDMPSTLFWVEAQDGGDANIEVSPRDIVYMEHAEPLDGEKPQVLLKLDLRCRKTYWCYGSFALVYEYWYKTRITRTWVISPDLKNHRPRLLFERSSEDAYSNPGSPVMCRTPAGTVVIARIKRNCEGSYILLKGRGATPKGSTPFLDLFDVNTGEKERIWESDKEKYYESILALISYHPKCEVQLDQLKLLVSKESRREITQYYIKIWPNKKQVQITNYPHPYPQLALLQKEIIRYQRKDGVKLTATLYLPPGYSPSEDGPLPCLIWSYPGEFKSKEAAGQVRRSPNKFARISNNFPLLWLARGFAILADPTIPIIGEGNQEGNDRYIEQLVASAEAAVNEIVRRGVAHPDKIAVGGHSYGAFMTANLLAHAPHLFCCGIARSGAYNRTLTPFGFQKEMRTLWEATDTYIKMSPFMSANKIKKPILLIHGEDDSKVTTAMQSSQFYDALKGHGVPCRLVILPFERHQYAARESIMHIIWETDRWLQKYCATNPGNIKDMETNVDTSQSPNDAVLDHEALTLNFTKISSLIKLIRLAFAQIVFRKSKNNMQ; encoded by the exons ATGGAG TTGAACGTTTCCTTCACTGGTTTCGAGTGGATTAACAGTGCTGGCCTGCTTGGATTCTGGCTAATCGGAA ATCTCGGATATCGTCTCCCTCCAAAGGAAATCCAAGAGATTGTTGATGTGCCACCGAATCCCAGTTATTATATCTCCCCTCGCCGAGATAGGATCATGTTTCTAAAACGTAGAGCTATGCCTCCATTGTCAGACCTTGCTAAACCTGATAAAATACTTGCTGGTATACGGATTGATCCAAGTTCTAACACAAGGAGTCGAAT GTCCTTTTATACTGGGATCAGTATCCATTTGCTGATGGATGATGGAACTTTGGGTCCAGAGAAAGCGGTTAACGGATACAATGCTAATGCAAAGATTAATTTTGTAGGATG GTCACCAGATGGTCAGCACGTGGCATTCACTGTGCGCTATGAAGATGAG GTGGACAATGGCAGCAATTTAGCATTGTGGATTGCTGATGCAGAATCTGGAAAAGCTAGACCTCTTTTCAAATCAGCAGACATCATGTTAAATGCTGTTTTCGAGCT ATATGTATGGGTGAACGAATCGTCTTTGTTGGTTTGCACTATTCCTTCATCACGTGGAGATCCACCTACGAAGCCGTTGGTTCCTTTTGGTCCAAGGATCCGGTCTAATGAGCAGAGAAACATCATTCAGATGAGATCCACAAAAGAAATGCTGAAAGATCTGCATGAAGAAGAATTGTTTGATTACTATGCAACCTCTCAGATAGTATTGGTTACCTTAGATGGGACAGTGAAAATGATTGCCCTTCCTGCTATATACATTTCTCTTGATCCTTCACCAGATGGGAAATATTTGATCCTTACTTCTGTGCACCGACCTTATTCTTCTATAGTTTCATATAAAAGGTTCCCCAAAAAGGTTGAGCTGTGGACAGTTGAAGGTAGATTTGTCCGTGAAGTTTGTGATTTGCCCCTTGCGGAAGATATTCCTGTTGCAGCTAATAGTGTCCGTAAGGGAAAGCGTTTAATCAGGTGGAGGCCTGATATGCCTTCAACATTATTTTG GGTGGAGGCACAAGATGGAGGAGACGCAAACATTGAAGTATCGCCACGTGATATAGTTTACATGGAACATGCCGAACCTTTGGATGGTGAAAAGCCTCAAGTCTTGCTTAAACTTGACCTTCGATGCAG AAAGACCTACTGGTGCTATGGATCGTTTGCACTGGTCTATGAATATTGGTACAAGACACGAATAACAAGAACGTGGGTTATATCACCTGACCTCAAAAATCATAGACCTCGGTTATTATTTGAAAGGTCTTCAGAAGACGCCTACTCAAATCCAGGATCTCCAGTGATGTGCAGAACTCCGGCAGGTACTGTTGTCATTGCAAGAATTAAGAGAAACTGTGAAGGAAGCTACATCTTACTGAAGGGAAGGGGTGCCACACCAAAAGGAAGCACCCCATTTCTTGATCTTTTCGATGT AAATACTGGAGAAAAGGAGCGGATATGGGAAAGTGACAAAGAAAAATACTATGAATCTATCCTTGCACTTATATCATACCATCCTAAATGTGAAGTGCAGCTTGATCAACTAAAGTTACTTGTGTCTAAAGAGTCAAGAAGAGAAATCACCCAGTATTATATCAAGATTTGGCCAAACAAGAAGCAAGTCCAGATTACAAATTACCCACATCCATATCCTCAACTGGCACTGTTGCAGAAAGAAATAATCAGATACCAGCGGAAGGATGGTGTTAAACTTACTGCTACATTGTATCTGCCTCCAGGCTATAGTCCGTCAGAAGATGGGCCTCTCCCATGTCTCATTTGGTCTTATCCTGGAGAATTTAAAAGCAAAGAGGCGGCCGGGCAAGTCCGTCGATCACCAAACAAATTTGCACGCATTAGCAACAACTTTCCTCTTCTTTGGTTAGCTAGAGG GTTTGCTATTCTTGCTGACCCAACAATCCCTATCATTGGTGAAGGAAACCAAGAGGGAAATGATAG gtacatagagcAACTAGTTGCTAGTGCGGAAGCAGCAGTAAATGAAATTGTAAGAAGAGGG GTTGCTCATCCTGACAAAATCGCCGTGGGTGGTCATTCATATGGTGCGTTTATGACTGCTAACCTCTTAGCACACGCCCCTCATCTGTTTTGCTGTGGAATTGCTCGCTCTGGAGCTTACAACAGGACACTGACTCCATTTGGCTTTCAG AAAGAGATGAGGACGCTATGGGAGGCTACCGATACCTATATTAAGATGAGTCCCTTCATGTCAGCTAACAAAATCAAGAAACCAATTCTACTAATTCACGGAGAAGATGACAGCAAAGTAACTACAGCAATGCAG TCAAGCCAATTTTATGATGCCTTGAAAGGTCATGGGGTGCCATGCCGTTTGGTGATTCTCCCATTTGAGCGGCACCAGTATGCTGCGAGGGAGAGCATTATGCATATAATCTGGGAGACTGATAGGTGGCTGCAGAAGTACTGTGCAACTAATCCTGGGAACATCAAGGATATGGAAACGAATGTTGACACATCACAATCACCTAATGATGCTGTACTGGATCATGAAGCTTTGACCTTAAACTTCACTAAGATATCTAGTTTG ATCAAGTTGATACGGTTGGCCTTTGCTCAAATTGTTTTTAGGAAGTCAAAAAACAATATGCAATGA
- the LOC117842956 gene encoding probable glutamyl endopeptidase, chloroplastic isoform X1, producing the protein MLLPRFDQRMCFSRANFIAGPSYSAPFRTHTPLRLLPRRRIARRIGLATAEFAAGSFSGPALEEDDGDLGYRLPPKEIQEIVDVPPNPSYYISPRRDRIMFLKRRAMPPLSDLAKPDKILAGIRIDPSSNTRSRMSFYTGISIHLLMDDGTLGPEKAVNGYNANAKINFVGWSPDGQHVAFTVRYEDEVDNGSNLALWIADAESGKARPLFKSADIMLNAVFELYVWVNESSLLVCTIPSSRGDPPTKPLVPFGPRIRSNEQRNIIQMRSTKEMLKDLHEEELFDYYATSQIVLVTLDGTVKMIALPAIYISLDPSPDGKYLILTSVHRPYSSIVSYKRFPKKVELWTVEGRFVREVCDLPLAEDIPVAANSVRKGKRLIRWRPDMPSTLFWVEAQDGGDANIEVSPRDIVYMEHAEPLDGEKPQVLLKLDLRCRKTYWCYGSFALVYEYWYKTRITRTWVISPDLKNHRPRLLFERSSEDAYSNPGSPVMCRTPAGTVVIARIKRNCEGSYILLKGRGATPKGSTPFLDLFDVNTGEKERIWESDKEKYYESILALISYHPKCEVQLDQLKLLVSKESRREITQYYIKIWPNKKQVQITNYPHPYPQLALLQKEIIRYQRKDGVKLTATLYLPPGYSPSEDGPLPCLIWSYPGEFKSKEAAGQVRRSPNKFARISNNFPLLWLARGFAILADPTIPIIGEGNQEGNDRYIEQLVASAEAAVNEIVRRGVAHPDKIAVGGHSYGAFMTANLLAHAPHLFCCGIARSGAYNRTLTPFGFQKEMRTLWEATDTYIKMSPFMSANKIKKPILLIHGEDDSKVTTAMQSSQFYDALKGHGVPCRLVILPFERHQYAARESIMHIIWETDRWLQKYCATNPGNIKDMETNVDTSQSPNDAVLDHEALTLNFTKISSLIKLIRLAFAQIVFRKSKNNMQ; encoded by the exons ATGCTGCTTCCGAGATTTGACCAGCGCATGTGCTTCTCCCGCGCCAATTTCATCGCCGGACCATCTTACTCGGCTCCATTCCGTACCCATACGCCTCTGCGCCTTTTGCCTCGTCGGAGGATTGCCAGGCGCATCGGCCTCGCGACGGCAGAGTTCGCCGCCGGTTCCTTCTCGGGCCCTGCTCTGGAGGAAGACGATGGAG ATCTCGGATATCGTCTCCCTCCAAAGGAAATCCAAGAGATTGTTGATGTGCCACCGAATCCCAGTTATTATATCTCCCCTCGCCGAGATAGGATCATGTTTCTAAAACGTAGAGCTATGCCTCCATTGTCAGACCTTGCTAAACCTGATAAAATACTTGCTGGTATACGGATTGATCCAAGTTCTAACACAAGGAGTCGAAT GTCCTTTTATACTGGGATCAGTATCCATTTGCTGATGGATGATGGAACTTTGGGTCCAGAGAAAGCGGTTAACGGATACAATGCTAATGCAAAGATTAATTTTGTAGGATG GTCACCAGATGGTCAGCACGTGGCATTCACTGTGCGCTATGAAGATGAG GTGGACAATGGCAGCAATTTAGCATTGTGGATTGCTGATGCAGAATCTGGAAAAGCTAGACCTCTTTTCAAATCAGCAGACATCATGTTAAATGCTGTTTTCGAGCT ATATGTATGGGTGAACGAATCGTCTTTGTTGGTTTGCACTATTCCTTCATCACGTGGAGATCCACCTACGAAGCCGTTGGTTCCTTTTGGTCCAAGGATCCGGTCTAATGAGCAGAGAAACATCATTCAGATGAGATCCACAAAAGAAATGCTGAAAGATCTGCATGAAGAAGAATTGTTTGATTACTATGCAACCTCTCAGATAGTATTGGTTACCTTAGATGGGACAGTGAAAATGATTGCCCTTCCTGCTATATACATTTCTCTTGATCCTTCACCAGATGGGAAATATTTGATCCTTACTTCTGTGCACCGACCTTATTCTTCTATAGTTTCATATAAAAGGTTCCCCAAAAAGGTTGAGCTGTGGACAGTTGAAGGTAGATTTGTCCGTGAAGTTTGTGATTTGCCCCTTGCGGAAGATATTCCTGTTGCAGCTAATAGTGTCCGTAAGGGAAAGCGTTTAATCAGGTGGAGGCCTGATATGCCTTCAACATTATTTTG GGTGGAGGCACAAGATGGAGGAGACGCAAACATTGAAGTATCGCCACGTGATATAGTTTACATGGAACATGCCGAACCTTTGGATGGTGAAAAGCCTCAAGTCTTGCTTAAACTTGACCTTCGATGCAG AAAGACCTACTGGTGCTATGGATCGTTTGCACTGGTCTATGAATATTGGTACAAGACACGAATAACAAGAACGTGGGTTATATCACCTGACCTCAAAAATCATAGACCTCGGTTATTATTTGAAAGGTCTTCAGAAGACGCCTACTCAAATCCAGGATCTCCAGTGATGTGCAGAACTCCGGCAGGTACTGTTGTCATTGCAAGAATTAAGAGAAACTGTGAAGGAAGCTACATCTTACTGAAGGGAAGGGGTGCCACACCAAAAGGAAGCACCCCATTTCTTGATCTTTTCGATGT AAATACTGGAGAAAAGGAGCGGATATGGGAAAGTGACAAAGAAAAATACTATGAATCTATCCTTGCACTTATATCATACCATCCTAAATGTGAAGTGCAGCTTGATCAACTAAAGTTACTTGTGTCTAAAGAGTCAAGAAGAGAAATCACCCAGTATTATATCAAGATTTGGCCAAACAAGAAGCAAGTCCAGATTACAAATTACCCACATCCATATCCTCAACTGGCACTGTTGCAGAAAGAAATAATCAGATACCAGCGGAAGGATGGTGTTAAACTTACTGCTACATTGTATCTGCCTCCAGGCTATAGTCCGTCAGAAGATGGGCCTCTCCCATGTCTCATTTGGTCTTATCCTGGAGAATTTAAAAGCAAAGAGGCGGCCGGGCAAGTCCGTCGATCACCAAACAAATTTGCACGCATTAGCAACAACTTTCCTCTTCTTTGGTTAGCTAGAGG GTTTGCTATTCTTGCTGACCCAACAATCCCTATCATTGGTGAAGGAAACCAAGAGGGAAATGATAG gtacatagagcAACTAGTTGCTAGTGCGGAAGCAGCAGTAAATGAAATTGTAAGAAGAGGG GTTGCTCATCCTGACAAAATCGCCGTGGGTGGTCATTCATATGGTGCGTTTATGACTGCTAACCTCTTAGCACACGCCCCTCATCTGTTTTGCTGTGGAATTGCTCGCTCTGGAGCTTACAACAGGACACTGACTCCATTTGGCTTTCAG AAAGAGATGAGGACGCTATGGGAGGCTACCGATACCTATATTAAGATGAGTCCCTTCATGTCAGCTAACAAAATCAAGAAACCAATTCTACTAATTCACGGAGAAGATGACAGCAAAGTAACTACAGCAATGCAG TCAAGCCAATTTTATGATGCCTTGAAAGGTCATGGGGTGCCATGCCGTTTGGTGATTCTCCCATTTGAGCGGCACCAGTATGCTGCGAGGGAGAGCATTATGCATATAATCTGGGAGACTGATAGGTGGCTGCAGAAGTACTGTGCAACTAATCCTGGGAACATCAAGGATATGGAAACGAATGTTGACACATCACAATCACCTAATGATGCTGTACTGGATCATGAAGCTTTGACCTTAAACTTCACTAAGATATCTAGTTTG ATCAAGTTGATACGGTTGGCCTTTGCTCAAATTGTTTTTAGGAAGTCAAAAAACAATATGCAATGA
- the LOC117842956 gene encoding probable glutamyl endopeptidase, chloroplastic isoform X7, producing the protein MLLPRFDQRMCFSRANFIAGPSYSAPFRTHTPLRLLPRRRIARRIGLATAEFAAGSFSGPALEEDDGDLGYRLPPKEIQEIVDVPPNPSYYISPRRDRIMFLKRRAMPPLSDLAKPDKILAGIRIDPSSNTRSRMSFYTGISIHLLMDDGTLGPEKAVNGYNANAKINFVGWSPDGQHVAFTVRYEDEVDNGSNLALWIADAESGKARPLFKSADIMLNAVFELYVWVNESSLLVCTIPSSRGDPPTKPLVPFGPRIRSNEQRNIIQMRSTKEMLKDLHEEELFDYYATSQIVLVTLDGTVKMIALPAIYISLDPSPDGKYLILTSVHRPYSSIVSYKRFPKKVELWTVEGRFVREVCDLPLAEDIPVAANSVRKGKRLIRWRPDMPSTLFWVEAQDGGDANIEVSPRDIVYMEHAEPLDGEKPQVLLKLDLRCRKTYWCYGSFALVYEYWYKTRITRTWVISPDLKNHRPRLLFERSSEDAYSNPGSPVMCRTPAGTVVIARIKRNCEGSYILLKGRGATPKGSTPFLDLFDVNTGEKERIWESDKEKYYESILALISYHPKCEVQLDQLKLLVSKESRREITQYYIKIWPNKKQVQITNYPHPYPQLALLQKEIIRYQRKDGVKLTATLYLPPGYSPSEDGPLPCLIWSYPGEFKSKEAAGQVRRSPNKFARISNNFPLLWLARGFAILADPTIPIIGEGNQEGNDRYIEQLVASAEAAVNEIVRRGVAHPDKIAVGGHSYGAFMTANLLAHAPHLFCCGIARSGAYNRTLTPFGFQR; encoded by the exons ATGCTGCTTCCGAGATTTGACCAGCGCATGTGCTTCTCCCGCGCCAATTTCATCGCCGGACCATCTTACTCGGCTCCATTCCGTACCCATACGCCTCTGCGCCTTTTGCCTCGTCGGAGGATTGCCAGGCGCATCGGCCTCGCGACGGCAGAGTTCGCCGCCGGTTCCTTCTCGGGCCCTGCTCTGGAGGAAGACGATGGAG ATCTCGGATATCGTCTCCCTCCAAAGGAAATCCAAGAGATTGTTGATGTGCCACCGAATCCCAGTTATTATATCTCCCCTCGCCGAGATAGGATCATGTTTCTAAAACGTAGAGCTATGCCTCCATTGTCAGACCTTGCTAAACCTGATAAAATACTTGCTGGTATACGGATTGATCCAAGTTCTAACACAAGGAGTCGAAT GTCCTTTTATACTGGGATCAGTATCCATTTGCTGATGGATGATGGAACTTTGGGTCCAGAGAAAGCGGTTAACGGATACAATGCTAATGCAAAGATTAATTTTGTAGGATG GTCACCAGATGGTCAGCACGTGGCATTCACTGTGCGCTATGAAGATGAG GTGGACAATGGCAGCAATTTAGCATTGTGGATTGCTGATGCAGAATCTGGAAAAGCTAGACCTCTTTTCAAATCAGCAGACATCATGTTAAATGCTGTTTTCGAGCT ATATGTATGGGTGAACGAATCGTCTTTGTTGGTTTGCACTATTCCTTCATCACGTGGAGATCCACCTACGAAGCCGTTGGTTCCTTTTGGTCCAAGGATCCGGTCTAATGAGCAGAGAAACATCATTCAGATGAGATCCACAAAAGAAATGCTGAAAGATCTGCATGAAGAAGAATTGTTTGATTACTATGCAACCTCTCAGATAGTATTGGTTACCTTAGATGGGACAGTGAAAATGATTGCCCTTCCTGCTATATACATTTCTCTTGATCCTTCACCAGATGGGAAATATTTGATCCTTACTTCTGTGCACCGACCTTATTCTTCTATAGTTTCATATAAAAGGTTCCCCAAAAAGGTTGAGCTGTGGACAGTTGAAGGTAGATTTGTCCGTGAAGTTTGTGATTTGCCCCTTGCGGAAGATATTCCTGTTGCAGCTAATAGTGTCCGTAAGGGAAAGCGTTTAATCAGGTGGAGGCCTGATATGCCTTCAACATTATTTTG GGTGGAGGCACAAGATGGAGGAGACGCAAACATTGAAGTATCGCCACGTGATATAGTTTACATGGAACATGCCGAACCTTTGGATGGTGAAAAGCCTCAAGTCTTGCTTAAACTTGACCTTCGATGCAG AAAGACCTACTGGTGCTATGGATCGTTTGCACTGGTCTATGAATATTGGTACAAGACACGAATAACAAGAACGTGGGTTATATCACCTGACCTCAAAAATCATAGACCTCGGTTATTATTTGAAAGGTCTTCAGAAGACGCCTACTCAAATCCAGGATCTCCAGTGATGTGCAGAACTCCGGCAGGTACTGTTGTCATTGCAAGAATTAAGAGAAACTGTGAAGGAAGCTACATCTTACTGAAGGGAAGGGGTGCCACACCAAAAGGAAGCACCCCATTTCTTGATCTTTTCGATGT AAATACTGGAGAAAAGGAGCGGATATGGGAAAGTGACAAAGAAAAATACTATGAATCTATCCTTGCACTTATATCATACCATCCTAAATGTGAAGTGCAGCTTGATCAACTAAAGTTACTTGTGTCTAAAGAGTCAAGAAGAGAAATCACCCAGTATTATATCAAGATTTGGCCAAACAAGAAGCAAGTCCAGATTACAAATTACCCACATCCATATCCTCAACTGGCACTGTTGCAGAAAGAAATAATCAGATACCAGCGGAAGGATGGTGTTAAACTTACTGCTACATTGTATCTGCCTCCAGGCTATAGTCCGTCAGAAGATGGGCCTCTCCCATGTCTCATTTGGTCTTATCCTGGAGAATTTAAAAGCAAAGAGGCGGCCGGGCAAGTCCGTCGATCACCAAACAAATTTGCACGCATTAGCAACAACTTTCCTCTTCTTTGGTTAGCTAGAGG GTTTGCTATTCTTGCTGACCCAACAATCCCTATCATTGGTGAAGGAAACCAAGAGGGAAATGATAG gtacatagagcAACTAGTTGCTAGTGCGGAAGCAGCAGTAAATGAAATTGTAAGAAGAGGG GTTGCTCATCCTGACAAAATCGCCGTGGGTGGTCATTCATATGGTGCGTTTATGACTGCTAACCTCTTAGCACACGCCCCTCATCTGTTTTGCTGTGGAATTGCTCGCTCTGGAGCTTACAACAGGACACTGACTCCATTTGGCTTTCAG AGATGA
- the LOC117842956 gene encoding probable glutamyl endopeptidase, chloroplastic isoform X8 — MLNAVFELYVWVNESSLLVCTIPSSRGDPPTKPLVPFGPRIRSNEQRNIIQMRSTKEMLKDLHEEELFDYYATSQIVLVTLDGTVKMIALPAIYISLDPSPDGKYLILTSVHRPYSSIVSYKRFPKKVELWTVEGRFVREVCDLPLAEDIPVAANSVRKGKRLIRWRPDMPSTLFWVEAQDGGDANIEVSPRDIVYMEHAEPLDGEKPQVLLKLDLRCRKTYWCYGSFALVYEYWYKTRITRTWVISPDLKNHRPRLLFERSSEDAYSNPGSPVMCRTPAGTVVIARIKRNCEGSYILLKGRGATPKGSTPFLDLFDVNTGEKERIWESDKEKYYESILALISYHPKCEVQLDQLKLLVSKESRREITQYYIKIWPNKKQVQITNYPHPYPQLALLQKEIIRYQRKDGVKLTATLYLPPGYSPSEDGPLPCLIWSYPGEFKSKEAAGQVRRSPNKFARISNNFPLLWLARGFAILADPTIPIIGEGNQEGNDRYIEQLVASAEAAVNEIVRRGVAHPDKIAVGGHSYGAFMTANLLAHAPHLFCCGIARSGAYNRTLTPFGFQKEMRTLWEATDTYIKMSPFMSANKIKKPILLIHGEDDSKVTTAMQSSQFYDALKGHGVPCRLVILPFERHQYAARESIMHIIWETDRWLQKYCATNPGNIKDMETNVDTSQSPNDAVLDHEALTLNFTKISSLIKLIRLAFAQIVFRKSKNNMQ, encoded by the exons ATGTTAAATGCTGTTTTCGAGCT ATATGTATGGGTGAACGAATCGTCTTTGTTGGTTTGCACTATTCCTTCATCACGTGGAGATCCACCTACGAAGCCGTTGGTTCCTTTTGGTCCAAGGATCCGGTCTAATGAGCAGAGAAACATCATTCAGATGAGATCCACAAAAGAAATGCTGAAAGATCTGCATGAAGAAGAATTGTTTGATTACTATGCAACCTCTCAGATAGTATTGGTTACCTTAGATGGGACAGTGAAAATGATTGCCCTTCCTGCTATATACATTTCTCTTGATCCTTCACCAGATGGGAAATATTTGATCCTTACTTCTGTGCACCGACCTTATTCTTCTATAGTTTCATATAAAAGGTTCCCCAAAAAGGTTGAGCTGTGGACAGTTGAAGGTAGATTTGTCCGTGAAGTTTGTGATTTGCCCCTTGCGGAAGATATTCCTGTTGCAGCTAATAGTGTCCGTAAGGGAAAGCGTTTAATCAGGTGGAGGCCTGATATGCCTTCAACATTATTTTG GGTGGAGGCACAAGATGGAGGAGACGCAAACATTGAAGTATCGCCACGTGATATAGTTTACATGGAACATGCCGAACCTTTGGATGGTGAAAAGCCTCAAGTCTTGCTTAAACTTGACCTTCGATGCAG AAAGACCTACTGGTGCTATGGATCGTTTGCACTGGTCTATGAATATTGGTACAAGACACGAATAACAAGAACGTGGGTTATATCACCTGACCTCAAAAATCATAGACCTCGGTTATTATTTGAAAGGTCTTCAGAAGACGCCTACTCAAATCCAGGATCTCCAGTGATGTGCAGAACTCCGGCAGGTACTGTTGTCATTGCAAGAATTAAGAGAAACTGTGAAGGAAGCTACATCTTACTGAAGGGAAGGGGTGCCACACCAAAAGGAAGCACCCCATTTCTTGATCTTTTCGATGT AAATACTGGAGAAAAGGAGCGGATATGGGAAAGTGACAAAGAAAAATACTATGAATCTATCCTTGCACTTATATCATACCATCCTAAATGTGAAGTGCAGCTTGATCAACTAAAGTTACTTGTGTCTAAAGAGTCAAGAAGAGAAATCACCCAGTATTATATCAAGATTTGGCCAAACAAGAAGCAAGTCCAGATTACAAATTACCCACATCCATATCCTCAACTGGCACTGTTGCAGAAAGAAATAATCAGATACCAGCGGAAGGATGGTGTTAAACTTACTGCTACATTGTATCTGCCTCCAGGCTATAGTCCGTCAGAAGATGGGCCTCTCCCATGTCTCATTTGGTCTTATCCTGGAGAATTTAAAAGCAAAGAGGCGGCCGGGCAAGTCCGTCGATCACCAAACAAATTTGCACGCATTAGCAACAACTTTCCTCTTCTTTGGTTAGCTAGAGG GTTTGCTATTCTTGCTGACCCAACAATCCCTATCATTGGTGAAGGAAACCAAGAGGGAAATGATAG gtacatagagcAACTAGTTGCTAGTGCGGAAGCAGCAGTAAATGAAATTGTAAGAAGAGGG GTTGCTCATCCTGACAAAATCGCCGTGGGTGGTCATTCATATGGTGCGTTTATGACTGCTAACCTCTTAGCACACGCCCCTCATCTGTTTTGCTGTGGAATTGCTCGCTCTGGAGCTTACAACAGGACACTGACTCCATTTGGCTTTCAG AAAGAGATGAGGACGCTATGGGAGGCTACCGATACCTATATTAAGATGAGTCCCTTCATGTCAGCTAACAAAATCAAGAAACCAATTCTACTAATTCACGGAGAAGATGACAGCAAAGTAACTACAGCAATGCAG TCAAGCCAATTTTATGATGCCTTGAAAGGTCATGGGGTGCCATGCCGTTTGGTGATTCTCCCATTTGAGCGGCACCAGTATGCTGCGAGGGAGAGCATTATGCATATAATCTGGGAGACTGATAGGTGGCTGCAGAAGTACTGTGCAACTAATCCTGGGAACATCAAGGATATGGAAACGAATGTTGACACATCACAATCACCTAATGATGCTGTACTGGATCATGAAGCTTTGACCTTAAACTTCACTAAGATATCTAGTTTG ATCAAGTTGATACGGTTGGCCTTTGCTCAAATTGTTTTTAGGAAGTCAAAAAACAATATGCAATGA